One Streptomyces fagopyri DNA window includes the following coding sequences:
- the metK gene encoding methionine adenosyltransferase, with product MSRRLFTSESVTEGHPDKIADQISDTILDALLREDPTSRVAVETLITTGLVHVAGEVTTKAYAPIAQLVRDKILEIGYDSSKKGFDGASCGVSVSIGSQSPDIAQGVDTAYENRVEGDDDELDRQGAGDQGLMFGYATDETPNLMPLPIHLAHRLSRRLSEVRKNGTIPYLRPDGKTQVTIEYDGDKAVRLDTVVVSSQHASDIDLDSLLAPDIREFVVEPELKALLDDGIKLETEGYRLLVNPTGRFEIGGPMGDAGLTGRKIIIDTYGGMARHGGGAFSGKDPSKVDRSAAYAMRWVAKNVVAAGLASRCEVQVAYAIGKAEPVGLFVETFGTAKVDAEKIETAITEVFDLRPAAIIRDLDLLRPIYSQTAAYGHFGRELPDFTWERTDRVDALRRAVGL from the coding sequence GTGTCCCGTCGCCTGTTCACCTCGGAGTCCGTGACCGAGGGTCACCCCGACAAGATCGCTGACCAGATCAGCGACACCATTCTCGACGCGCTTCTGCGGGAGGACCCGACGTCCCGGGTCGCCGTGGAGACGTTGATCACGACCGGCCTGGTGCACGTGGCCGGAGAGGTCACGACCAAGGCGTACGCGCCGATCGCCCAGCTGGTCCGGGACAAGATCCTGGAGATCGGCTACGACTCGTCGAAGAAGGGCTTCGACGGCGCCTCGTGCGGTGTCTCGGTGTCGATCGGCTCCCAGTCCCCGGACATCGCGCAGGGCGTCGACACGGCGTACGAGAACCGGGTCGAGGGCGACGACGACGAGCTGGACCGGCAGGGGGCGGGCGACCAGGGCCTGATGTTCGGGTACGCCACGGACGAGACCCCGAACCTGATGCCGCTCCCGATCCACCTCGCGCACCGGCTCTCCCGCCGCCTGTCCGAGGTCCGCAAGAACGGGACCATCCCGTACCTGCGCCCCGACGGCAAGACCCAGGTCACCATCGAGTACGACGGCGACAAGGCGGTCCGTCTGGACACGGTCGTGGTTTCCTCGCAGCACGCGAGTGACATCGACCTCGATTCGCTGCTCGCCCCCGACATCCGCGAGTTCGTCGTGGAGCCGGAGCTCAAGGCCCTCCTCGACGACGGCATCAAGCTGGAGACCGAGGGCTACCGGCTGCTGGTCAACCCGACCGGCCGTTTCGAGATCGGCGGCCCGATGGGCGACGCCGGCCTGACCGGCCGCAAGATCATCATCGACACGTACGGCGGCATGGCCCGCCACGGCGGCGGCGCGTTCTCCGGCAAGGACCCGTCCAAGGTCGACCGGTCCGCCGCGTACGCGATGCGCTGGGTCGCCAAGAACGTCGTCGCCGCGGGCCTCGCCTCGCGCTGCGAGGTCCAGGTCGCCTACGCCATCGGCAAGGCCGAGCCCGTCGGTCTCTTCGTCGAGACCTTCGGCACCGCGAAGGTCGACGCGGAGAAGATCGAGACCGCCATCACCGAGGTCTTCGACCTCCGCCCGGCGGCCATCATCCGCGACCTCGACCTGCTGCGCCCGATCTACTCCCAGACGGCCGCGTACGGTCACTTCGGCCGTGAGCTTCCCGACTTCACGTGGGAGCGCACGGACCGAGTGGACGCGCTGCGCAGGGCCGTCGGCCTGTAG
- the pyrF gene encoding orotidine-5'-phosphate decarboxylase, whose product MSPEPFGARLRRAMDERGPLCVGIDPHASLLADWGLSDDVAGLERFSRTVVEALAGRVAVLKPQSAFFERFGSRGIAVLEKSVEEAREAGALVVMDAKRGDIGSTMAAYAETFLGKDAPLFSDALTVSPYLGYGSLRPAVELARENGAGLFVLALTSNPEGGEVQHAVRGDGRTVGATMLAHLAAENAAQTPLGSFGAVVGATLGDLSSYDLDINGPLLAPGIGAQGATAADLAGVFGAAVRNVVPNVSRGVLRHGPDVLALRESADRFAEEIRAAVEAA is encoded by the coding sequence ATGAGCCCGGAACCCTTCGGAGCACGCCTGCGCCGCGCCATGGACGAGCGCGGTCCCCTGTGCGTCGGCATCGACCCGCACGCCTCCCTGCTCGCCGACTGGGGCCTGAGCGACGACGTCGCCGGACTGGAGCGCTTCAGCCGCACCGTCGTCGAGGCGCTGGCCGGGCGGGTCGCGGTCCTCAAGCCGCAGAGCGCGTTCTTCGAGCGGTTCGGCTCGCGCGGGATCGCCGTCCTGGAGAAGTCGGTCGAGGAGGCGCGGGAGGCCGGGGCGCTGGTCGTCATGGACGCCAAGCGCGGCGACATCGGTTCGACCATGGCCGCCTACGCGGAGACCTTCCTGGGCAAGGACGCGCCGCTGTTCTCCGACGCGCTCACGGTGTCGCCCTACCTGGGCTACGGCTCGCTCAGGCCCGCGGTGGAGCTGGCGCGCGAGAACGGCGCCGGGCTCTTCGTGCTCGCCCTCACCTCCAACCCGGAGGGCGGCGAGGTGCAGCACGCGGTCCGCGGGGACGGCCGTACCGTCGGGGCGACCATGCTGGCCCATCTCGCCGCCGAGAACGCCGCGCAGACGCCCCTGGGGTCCTTCGGCGCGGTCGTCGGCGCCACCCTGGGCGATCTCTCCTCCTACGACCTGGACATCAACGGGCCGCTCCTGGCGCCGGGGATCGGCGCCCAGGGGGCCACCGCGGCCGATCTCGCGGGAGTCTTCGGAGCGGCGGTGCGCAACGTCGTCCCGAACGTGAGCCGGGGTGTTCTTCGTCACGGTCCCGACGTTCTCGCGCTGCGGGAGTCCGCGGACCGCTTCGCGGAGGAGATCAGGGCCGCGGTCGAGGCCGCCTGA
- a CDS encoding quinone-dependent dihydroorotate dehydrogenase: MYKIFFNLVFRRMDPERAHHLAFRWIRLAARVPALRTFVAAALAPRFEELRTEAFGLRMHGPFGLAAGFDKNAVAIDGMSMLGFDHVEIGTVTGEPQPGNPKKRLFRLVPDRALINRMGFNNEGSAAVSERLAARTPVFRTVVGVNIGKTKTVPEADAVGDYVKSTERLARHADYLVVNVSSPNTPGLRDLQATEVLRPLLSAVREAADRAVTDRRVPLLVKIAPDLADEDIDAVADLAVELGLDGIIATNTTIAREGLGLKSVPSLVEETGGLSGAPLKARSLEVLGRLYARVGDRITLVGVGGIENAEDAWQRILAGATLVQGYSAFVYEGPFWGRAIHKGLAARLRTSPYATLADAVGADVRKPV, from the coding sequence ATGTACAAGATCTTCTTCAACCTCGTCTTCAGGCGGATGGACCCCGAGCGGGCCCATCACCTCGCCTTCCGCTGGATCCGGCTCGCCGCCCGGGTACCCGCCTTGCGCACCTTCGTCGCCGCCGCGCTCGCCCCCCGCTTCGAGGAGCTGCGCACCGAGGCGTTCGGGCTGCGCATGCACGGCCCCTTCGGGCTCGCGGCCGGCTTCGACAAGAACGCCGTCGCCATCGACGGGATGTCGATGCTGGGCTTCGACCACGTCGAGATCGGCACGGTCACCGGGGAGCCGCAGCCCGGCAACCCCAAGAAGCGGCTGTTCCGCCTCGTGCCGGACCGCGCGCTGATCAACCGCATGGGGTTCAACAACGAGGGCTCCGCGGCCGTCTCCGAGCGCCTGGCGGCCCGTACGCCCGTCTTCAGGACCGTCGTGGGCGTCAACATCGGCAAGACCAAGACGGTCCCCGAGGCGGACGCCGTCGGTGACTACGTCAAGTCCACCGAGCGCCTCGCCCGGCACGCCGACTACCTCGTCGTGAACGTGTCGTCCCCGAACACCCCGGGACTGCGCGACCTCCAGGCCACGGAGGTGCTGCGGCCCCTGCTCAGCGCCGTGCGCGAGGCCGCCGACCGTGCCGTCACCGACCGGCGTGTCCCGCTCCTCGTCAAGATCGCCCCCGACCTCGCCGACGAGGACATCGACGCGGTCGCCGACCTCGCCGTCGAGCTCGGCCTGGACGGGATCATCGCCACGAACACCACCATCGCGCGCGAGGGACTCGGTCTGAAGTCCGTACCCTCCCTCGTCGAGGAGACCGGCGGACTCTCCGGCGCGCCCCTGAAGGCACGCTCCCTGGAGGTGCTGGGCCGCCTCTACGCGCGCGTGGGCGACCGGATCACCCTGGTGGGCGTGGGCGGCATCGAGAACGCCGAGGACGCCTGGCAGCGCATCCTGGCCGGCGCCACGCTGGTCCAGGGGTACAGCGCCTTCGTCTACGAGGGTCCCTTCTGGGGCCGCGCGATCCACAAGGGCCTGGCCGCACGCCTGCGTACGAGCCCGTACGCCACCCTCGCCGACGCGGTCGGCGCCGACGTGAGGAAGCCCGTATGA
- a CDS encoding PH-like domain-containing protein, whose amino-acid sequence MAASLAAEQKSAEVTDWAARIGWLVGLALFVALVYWLMREGWKWRGTLQSDLPELPTAPDDPGPARLGMSGRYHGSTTAGQWLDRIVAHGLGTRSRAELTLTDAGLDVVRPGAADFFVPAAALREARLDKGIAGKVLTEGGLLVVTWAHGDRLIDSGFRSDRAAEHGEWVDTLNDMISKSTDTEGAR is encoded by the coding sequence ATGGCCGCCTCCCTGGCGGCCGAACAGAAGTCGGCCGAAGTGACCGACTGGGCCGCCCGGATCGGCTGGCTCGTCGGACTCGCCCTCTTCGTCGCCCTCGTCTACTGGCTGATGCGCGAGGGCTGGAAGTGGCGCGGCACCCTGCAGAGCGACCTGCCGGAGCTGCCCACCGCGCCGGACGACCCCGGCCCGGCGAGACTGGGCATGAGCGGCCGCTACCACGGCTCCACCACCGCCGGGCAGTGGCTCGACCGCATCGTCGCGCACGGCCTGGGCACCCGCAGCCGGGCCGAGCTCACGCTGACGGACGCGGGACTGGACGTCGTACGCCCCGGCGCGGCCGACTTCTTCGTCCCCGCCGCGGCACTGCGCGAGGCCCGGCTCGACAAGGGCATCGCGGGCAAGGTCCTCACCGAGGGCGGCCTGCTCGTCGTCACCTGGGCACACGGCGACCGGCTGATCGACTCCGGCTTCCGCTCCGACCGCGCGGCCGAGCACGGCGAGTGGGTCGACACCCTGAACGACATGATCAGCAAGAGCACCGACACGGAAGGCGCACGATGA
- the rpoZ gene encoding DNA-directed RNA polymerase subunit omega, with the protein MSSSITAPEGIINPPIDELLEATDSKYSLVIYAAKRARQINAYYSQLGEGLLEYVGPLVDTHVHEKPLSIALREINAGLLTSEAVDGPAQ; encoded by the coding sequence GTGTCCTCTTCCATCACCGCTCCCGAGGGCATCATCAACCCTCCGATCGACGAGCTCCTCGAGGCCACCGACTCGAAGTACAGCCTCGTGATCTACGCGGCCAAGCGCGCCCGCCAGATCAACGCGTACTACTCGCAGCTCGGCGAGGGCCTCCTCGAGTACGTCGGTCCGCTCGTCGACACCCACGTCCACGAGAAGCCGCTCTCCATCGCCCTGCGCGAGATCAACGCGGGTCTGCTGACGTCCGAGGCCGTCGACGGCCCCGCGCAGTAG
- a CDS encoding integration host factor: MALPPLTPEQRAAALEKAAAARRERAEVKNRLKHSGASLHEVIKQGQENDVIGKMKVSALLESLPGVGKVRAKQIMERLGISESRRVRGLGSNQIASLEREFGGSGA; encoded by the coding sequence GTGGCTCTTCCGCCCCTTACCCCTGAACAGCGCGCAGCCGCGCTCGAAAAGGCCGCCGCGGCTCGCCGGGAGCGGGCCGAGGTCAAGAATCGACTCAAGCACTCCGGCGCCTCCCTTCACGAGGTCATCAAGCAGGGCCAGGAGAACGACGTCATCGGCAAGATGAAGGTCTCCGCTCTCCTGGAGTCCCTGCCGGGCGTGGGCAAGGTCCGCGCCAAGCAGATCATGGAGCGACTCGGGATCTCCGAGAGCCGCCGCGTGCGCGGTCTCGGCTCGAACCAGATCGCCTCCTTGGAGCGTGAGTTCGGCGGTTCCGGCGCCTGA
- the gmk gene encoding guanylate kinase, producing MSERPRLTVLSGPSGVGKSTVVAHMRKEHPEAWLSVSATTRKPRPGEKHGVHYFFVSDEEMDKLIANGELLEWADFAGNRYGTPRAAVLEHLETGVPVLLEIDLQGARQVRESMPEALLVFLAPPSWEELVRRLTGRGTEPPEVIARRLEAAKIELAAEPEFDVTLVNTSVEDVARELLALLEVV from the coding sequence ATGAGTGAACGTCCGCGGCTGACCGTGCTCTCCGGTCCCTCAGGGGTCGGCAAGAGCACGGTCGTCGCTCATATGCGCAAGGAACACCCCGAGGCCTGGCTCTCGGTGTCGGCGACGACCCGCAAGCCACGCCCCGGTGAGAAGCACGGGGTCCACTACTTCTTCGTCTCGGACGAGGAGATGGACAAGCTGATCGCCAATGGCGAGCTCCTGGAGTGGGCCGATTTCGCCGGCAACCGCTACGGGACCCCCCGCGCGGCGGTCCTCGAACACCTGGAGACGGGTGTGCCCGTCCTCCTGGAGATCGACCTCCAGGGCGCCCGGCAGGTCCGCGAGTCCATGCCCGAGGCGCTGCTCGTGTTCCTGGCTCCGCCCTCCTGGGAGGAGCTGGTGCGCAGGCTCACCGGGCGGGGCACCGAACCGCCCGAGGTGATCGCACGCCGCCTGGAGGCGGCCAAGATCGAACTGGCGGCCGAGCCGGAGTTCGACGTCACCCTGGTCAACACCTCCGTCGAGGACGTGGCGCGTGAGCTGCTAGCCTTGCTCGAAGTTGTTTGA
- the coaBC gene encoding bifunctional phosphopantothenoylcysteine decarboxylase/phosphopantothenate--cysteine ligase CoaBC, which yields MDKPKVVLGVSGGIAAYKACELLRRLTESGHDVRVVPTASALHFVGAATWSALSGHPVSTEVWSDVHEVPHVRIGQHADLVVVAPATADMLAKAAHGLADDLLTNTLLTARCPVVFAPAMHTEMWEHPATQENVATLRRRGAVVIEPAVGRLTGVDTGKGRLPDPAEIFEVCRRVLARGVREPDLAGRHVVVSAGGTREPLDPVRFLGNRSSGKQGYALARTAAARGARVTLIAANTGLPDPAGVDIVRVGTAVQLREAVLKATQDADAVVMAAAVADFRPAAYASGKIKKKDGQEPEPIVLVRNPDILAEISADRPRPGQVVVGFAAETDDVLANGRAKLERKGCDLLVVNEVGERRTFGSEENEAVVLGTDGSETAVPYGPKEALAETVWDLVTRRLP from the coding sequence GTGGACAAGCCGAAGGTCGTGCTGGGGGTCAGCGGCGGGATCGCCGCGTACAAGGCGTGCGAGCTGCTGCGCAGGCTGACGGAGTCGGGACATGACGTGCGGGTCGTGCCGACCGCGTCCGCCCTGCACTTCGTGGGCGCCGCCACCTGGTCCGCGCTTTCCGGCCACCCCGTCTCCACCGAGGTCTGGTCGGACGTCCACGAGGTCCCGCACGTACGCATCGGACAGCACGCGGACCTGGTCGTGGTGGCTCCCGCGACGGCCGACATGCTCGCCAAGGCCGCCCACGGCCTCGCCGACGACCTCCTCACCAACACGCTGCTCACCGCCCGCTGCCCGGTCGTCTTCGCGCCCGCCATGCACACCGAGATGTGGGAGCACCCGGCCACCCAGGAGAACGTGGCGACGCTCCGCCGCCGCGGCGCCGTCGTCATCGAGCCCGCGGTGGGCCGTCTGACCGGTGTGGACACCGGCAAGGGCCGGCTGCCCGACCCCGCGGAGATCTTCGAGGTCTGCCGCCGGGTGCTGGCGCGAGGCGTGCGCGAGCCCGACCTCGCCGGCCGCCACGTCGTCGTCAGCGCAGGCGGCACCCGCGAGCCGCTCGACCCCGTCCGCTTCCTCGGCAACCGTTCCTCCGGCAAGCAGGGGTACGCCCTCGCCCGCACCGCGGCCGCGCGCGGGGCCCGGGTGACCCTGATCGCCGCGAACACCGGACTGCCGGACCCGGCGGGCGTGGACATCGTGCGGGTCGGTACGGCCGTCCAGCTGCGCGAGGCGGTGCTCAAGGCGACCCAGGACGCCGACGCCGTGGTGATGGCGGCGGCCGTGGCGGACTTCCGTCCCGCCGCGTACGCGTCGGGGAAGATCAAGAAGAAGGACGGCCAGGAACCGGAGCCGATCGTCCTGGTCCGTAATCCGGACATCCTCGCCGAGATCTCGGCCGACCGTCCGCGCCCCGGCCAGGTCGTCGTCGGTTTCGCCGCCGAGACGGACGACGTCCTCGCGAACGGCCGCGCGAAACTGGAGCGCAAGGGGTGCGATCTCCTCGTGGTGAACGAGGTGGGGGAGCGCAGGACCTTCGGTTCCGAGGAGAACGAGGCCGTGGTGCTGGGCACCGACGGCAGTGAGACCGCGGTGCCGTACGGACCCAAGGAAGCCCTGGCCGAGACGGTGTGGGATCTGGTGACACGCCGCCTGCCGTGA
- the carB gene encoding carbamoyl-phosphate synthase large subunit, whose product MPKRTDIQSVLVIGSGPIVIGQAAEFDYSGTQACRILRAEGLRVILVNSNPATIMTDPEIADATYIEPITPEFVEKIIAKERPDALLPTLGGQTALNTAISLHGAGTLDKYGVELIGANVEAINKGEDRELFKGVVEAVREKIGHGESARSVICHSMDDVIAGVDTLGGYPVVVRPSFTMGGAGSGFAHDEEELRRIAGQGLTLSPTTEVLLEESILGWKEYELELMRDKHDNVVVVCSIENFDPMGVHTGDSITVAPAMTLTDREYQILRDIGIAVIREVGVDTGGCNIQFAVNPEDGRVIVIEMNPRVSRSSALASKATGFPIAKIAAKLAVGYTLDEIPNDITEKTPASFEPTLDYVVVKAPRFAFEKFPSADSTLTTTMKSVGEAMAIGRNFTEALQKALRSLEKKGSQFTFVGEPGDKAELLAEAVRPTDGRINSVMQAIRAGATPEEVFESTKIDPWFVDQLFLIKEIADELTGADKLHPELLAEAKRHGFSDAQIAEIRGLREDVVREVRHALGVRPVYKTVDTCAAEFAAKTPYFYSSYDEETEVAPREKPAVIILGSGPNRIGQGIEFDYSCVHASFALSEAGYETVMVNCNPETVSTDYDTSDRLYFEPLTLEDVLEIVHAETLAGPVAGVIVQLGGQTPLGLSQALKDNGVPVVGTSPEAIHAAEDRGAFGRVLAEAGLPAPKHGTATTFAEAKAIADEIGYPVLVRPSYVLGGRGMEIVYDETRLSSYIAESTEISPSRPVLVDRFLDDAIEIDVDALYDGEELYLGGVMEHIEEAGIHSGDSACALPPITLGGFDIKRLRASTEAIAKGVGVRGLINIQFAMAGDILYVLEANPRASRTVPFTSKATAVPLAKAAARISLGATVAELRAEGLLPAHGDGGELPLDAPISVKEAVMPWSRFRDIHGRGVDTVLGPEMRSTGEVMGIDSVFGTAYAKSQAGAYGPLPTKGRAFISVANRDKRSMIFPARELVAHGFELLATSGTAEVLKRNGINATVVRKQSEGTGPNGERTIVQLIHDGEVDLIVNTPYGTGGRLDGYEIRTAAVARSVPCLTTVQALAAAVQGIDALNHGDVGVRSLQEHAEHLTAARD is encoded by the coding sequence GTGCCTAAGCGCACCGATATCCAGTCCGTCCTGGTCATCGGCTCCGGCCCGATCGTCATCGGCCAGGCCGCCGAGTTCGACTACTCCGGCACCCAGGCGTGCCGCATCCTGCGCGCCGAGGGCCTGCGGGTCATCCTGGTCAACTCCAACCCGGCGACGATCATGACCGACCCGGAGATCGCCGACGCCACCTACATCGAGCCGATCACCCCCGAGTTCGTCGAGAAGATCATCGCCAAGGAGCGCCCCGACGCGCTGCTGCCCACCCTCGGCGGCCAGACGGCCCTCAACACGGCCATCTCGCTGCACGGCGCCGGAACGCTCGACAAGTACGGCGTCGAACTCATCGGCGCCAACGTCGAGGCGATCAACAAGGGCGAGGACCGCGAGCTCTTCAAGGGCGTCGTCGAGGCCGTGCGCGAGAAGATCGGGCACGGCGAGTCCGCCCGCTCCGTCATCTGCCACTCCATGGACGACGTGATCGCGGGCGTCGACACGCTCGGCGGCTACCCCGTCGTCGTCCGTCCCTCCTTCACGATGGGCGGCGCCGGCTCCGGCTTCGCCCACGACGAGGAGGAACTGCGCCGCATCGCCGGCCAGGGACTGACGCTCTCCCCGACCACCGAGGTGCTCCTGGAGGAGTCCATCCTCGGCTGGAAGGAGTACGAACTGGAGCTGATGCGCGACAAGCACGACAACGTCGTGGTCGTCTGCTCCATCGAGAACTTCGACCCCATGGGCGTGCACACCGGTGACTCGATCACCGTCGCCCCGGCGATGACGCTCACCGACCGCGAGTACCAGATCCTGCGCGACATCGGCATCGCCGTCATCCGCGAGGTCGGCGTCGACACCGGCGGCTGCAACATCCAGTTCGCGGTGAACCCCGAGGACGGCCGGGTGATCGTCATCGAGATGAACCCGCGCGTGTCCCGCTCGTCGGCCCTCGCCTCCAAGGCGACCGGTTTCCCGATCGCCAAGATCGCCGCGAAGCTGGCCGTCGGCTACACGCTGGACGAGATCCCGAACGACATCACCGAGAAGACGCCCGCGTCCTTCGAGCCGACGCTCGACTACGTGGTGGTCAAGGCCCCGCGCTTCGCCTTCGAGAAGTTCCCGTCCGCCGACTCCACCCTCACCACCACCATGAAGTCGGTCGGCGAGGCCATGGCGATCGGCCGCAACTTCACCGAGGCGCTGCAGAAGGCGCTGCGGTCCCTGGAGAAGAAGGGCTCGCAGTTCACCTTCGTGGGCGAGCCGGGCGACAAGGCCGAACTGCTGGCGGAGGCCGTACGGCCGACCGACGGGCGCATCAACTCCGTCATGCAGGCCATCCGCGCGGGCGCCACGCCCGAGGAGGTCTTCGAGTCGACGAAGATCGACCCGTGGTTCGTGGACCAGCTCTTCCTGATCAAGGAGATCGCGGACGAGCTGACCGGCGCCGACAAGCTCCACCCCGAACTGCTCGCGGAGGCCAAGCGGCACGGCTTCTCCGACGCCCAGATCGCCGAGATCCGCGGGCTGCGCGAGGACGTCGTGCGTGAGGTGCGGCACGCGCTGGGTGTGCGCCCGGTGTACAAGACGGTCGACACCTGCGCCGCCGAGTTCGCGGCGAAGACGCCGTACTTCTACTCCTCCTACGACGAGGAGACCGAGGTCGCCCCGCGCGAGAAGCCCGCGGTCATCATCCTGGGCTCCGGCCCGAACCGCATCGGCCAGGGCATCGAGTTCGACTACTCCTGCGTCCACGCCTCCTTCGCGCTCAGCGAAGCGGGCTACGAGACCGTGATGGTCAACTGCAACCCCGAGACCGTCTCCACCGACTACGACACCTCCGACCGTCTGTACTTCGAGCCGCTGACGCTCGAGGACGTGCTGGAGATCGTGCACGCGGAGACCCTCGCCGGTCCGGTCGCGGGCGTGATCGTGCAGCTCGGCGGGCAGACCCCGCTGGGCCTCTCGCAGGCGCTCAAGGACAACGGCGTGCCGGTCGTCGGCACGTCTCCCGAGGCCATCCACGCGGCCGAGGACCGAGGCGCCTTCGGGCGGGTCCTGGCCGAGGCCGGCCTGCCGGCCCCCAAGCACGGCACGGCCACCACGTTCGCCGAGGCCAAGGCCATCGCCGACGAGATCGGTTACCCCGTCCTCGTGAGGCCCTCCTACGTCCTCGGCGGACGCGGCATGGAGATCGTCTACGACGAGACGCGACTGTCCTCGTACATCGCCGAGTCCACCGAGATCAGCCCCTCCCGGCCGGTCCTCGTCGACCGCTTCCTCGACGACGCCATCGAGATCGACGTCGACGCTCTCTACGACGGCGAGGAGCTCTACCTCGGCGGCGTCATGGAGCACATCGAGGAGGCCGGCATCCACTCCGGCGACTCCGCCTGCGCACTGCCGCCGATCACCCTCGGCGGGTTCGACATCAAGCGCCTGCGGGCCTCCACGGAGGCCATCGCCAAGGGCGTCGGCGTCCGCGGCCTGATCAACATCCAGTTCGCCATGGCGGGCGACATCCTCTACGTCCTGGAGGCCAACCCGCGCGCCTCGCGGACCGTCCCCTTCACCTCGAAGGCGACCGCGGTGCCGCTCGCGAAGGCCGCCGCCCGGATCTCGCTGGGCGCGACCGTGGCCGAGCTGCGGGCCGAAGGACTGCTCCCGGCCCACGGCGACGGCGGCGAACTGCCCCTCGACGCGCCGATCTCCGTCAAGGAGGCCGTCATGCCGTGGTCGCGCTTCCGCGACATCCACGGGCGCGGCGTGGACACCGTCCTCGGTCCGGAGATGCGTTCCACGGGTGAGGTCATGGGCATCGACTCGGTGTTCGGCACCGCCTACGCCAAGTCGCAGGCGGGCGCGTACGGCCCGCTGCCGACCAAGGGCCGCGCCTTCATCTCGGTCGCCAACCGCGACAAGCGTTCGATGATCTTCCCGGCGCGCGAGCTCGTCGCCCACGGCTTCGAACTGCTCGCCACGTCCGGTACGGCCGAGGTGCTCAAGCGCAACGGCATCAACGCCACGGTCGTGCGCAAGCAGTCCGAGGGCACCGGCCCGAACGGCGAACGGACCATTGTCCAGCTCATCCACGACGGCGAGGTCGACCTCATCGTCAACACCCCGTACGGCACCGGTGGCCGCCTCGACGGCTACGAGATCCGTACGGCAGCCGTGGCGCGGTCCGTGCCGTGCCTGACGACGGTCCAGGCGCTGGCCGCCGCCGTCCAGGGCATCGACGCGCTCAACCACGGCGACGTGGGCGTGCGCTCCCTCCAGGAACACGCCGAGCATCTGACCGCGGCCCGCGACTAG
- the carA gene encoding glutamine-hydrolyzing carbamoyl-phosphate synthase small subunit, whose product MTTSIQGAASRRHKAAPAVLVLEDGRIFRGRAYGAVGVTFGEAVFSTGMTGYQETLTDPSYHRQVVVMTAPHVGNTGVNDEDPESRRIWVAGYVVRDPARVPSNWRSRRSLDEELRKQGVVGISGVDTRALTRHLRERGAMRVGIFSGNALPDEGTMLGEVRQAPEMQGANLAAEVATKETYVVPAIGEKRFTVAAVDLGIKGMTPRRMAERGIEVHVLPATATAEDVYAVNPDGVFFSNGPGDPATAEGPVSVMREVLARRTPLFGICFGNQILGRALGFGTYKLKYGHRGINQPVQDRTTGKVEVTAHNHGFAVDAPLDRISETPYGRAEVSHVCLNDQVVEGLHLLDQPAFSVQYHPEAAAGPHDAAYLFDRFVSLMEGQRA is encoded by the coding sequence ATGACGACCTCCATCCAGGGAGCCGCCTCGCGGAGGCACAAGGCAGCTCCCGCCGTACTCGTCCTGGAGGACGGCCGGATCTTCCGCGGCCGCGCCTACGGGGCCGTGGGGGTGACCTTCGGCGAAGCCGTGTTCTCCACCGGGATGACCGGCTACCAGGAGACCCTCACCGACCCGTCGTACCACCGCCAGGTCGTCGTCATGACCGCCCCGCACGTCGGCAACACCGGGGTCAACGACGAGGACCCCGAGTCGCGGCGGATCTGGGTCGCCGGCTACGTCGTCCGCGACCCCGCGCGCGTGCCCTCGAACTGGCGCTCCCGCCGCTCGCTCGACGAGGAACTGCGCAAGCAGGGCGTCGTCGGCATCAGCGGCGTCGACACCCGCGCCCTCACCCGCCACCTGCGCGAGCGCGGCGCCATGCGCGTCGGCATCTTCTCCGGGAACGCGCTGCCCGACGAGGGCACCATGCTCGGCGAAGTGCGCCAGGCGCCCGAGATGCAGGGCGCGAACCTCGCCGCGGAGGTCGCCACCAAGGAGACGTACGTCGTCCCGGCGATCGGCGAGAAGAGGTTCACCGTCGCCGCCGTCGACCTGGGCATCAAGGGCATGACCCCGCGCCGGATGGCCGAACGCGGCATCGAGGTGCACGTGCTCCCCGCCACGGCCACGGCCGAGGACGTGTACGCCGTGAACCCCGACGGAGTGTTCTTCTCCAACGGTCCCGGCGACCCGGCAACCGCCGAAGGACCGGTCTCCGTGATGCGCGAGGTGCTCGCCCGCAGGACGCCCCTGTTCGGCATCTGCTTCGGCAACCAGATCCTCGGCCGCGCGCTCGGCTTCGGCACCTACAAGCTGAAGTACGGCCACCGGGGCATCAACCAGCCCGTGCAGGACCGTACGACCGGCAAGGTCGAGGTCACCGCGCACAACCACGGCTTCGCCGTCGACGCGCCGCTCGACAGGATCTCCGAGACCCCCTACGGCCGCGCCGAGGTCTCCCACGTCTGCCTGAACGACCAGGTCGTCGAGGGGCTCCACCTCCTCGACCAGCCGGCCTTCAGCGTCCAGTACCACCCCGAAGCGGCAGCCGGCCCGCACGACGCCGCCTACCTGTTCGACCGCTTCGTATCCCTGATGGAGGGCCAGCGTGCCTAA